A single region of the Octopus bimaculoides isolate UCB-OBI-ISO-001 chromosome 6, ASM119413v2, whole genome shotgun sequence genome encodes:
- the LOC106877765 gene encoding uncharacterized protein LOC106877765 — MLDNDSIKTYDMEFLSDVRTEDIRTILHELQKTRKQYQIILDMAKCMCKPVYKWQLSCWQKSLFRYEYELTLLVPSLRLIIQEQNGHKNMFLFSSLVELLTWKDLISNSRCGETEYHICLNFISQYSKIDRLPCDTDTKNSLLHSSGTLNVYVHQIRSCDCTLPPGL, encoded by the exons ATGCTCGATAATGACTCCATCAAGACATACGATATGG aatTTTTATCTGACGTTAGAACAGAAGATATCAGGACAATATTACACGAACTACAGAAAACTCGAAAACAATATCAGATTATTTTGGATATggctaaatgtatgtgt AAACCAGTATACAAATGGCAATTAAGTTGTTGGCAGAAATCCCTGTTTAGATAC GAGTATGAGTTGACTCTTCTTGTGCCCAGCTTAAGGTTGATTATCCAGGAGCAAAACGGACACAAAAATATGTTCCTCTTCTCTTCCCTTGTAGAGCTGCTCACCTGGAAGGACCTGATCAGCAACTCCCGCTGTGGAG AAACTGAATACCATATTTGCCTGAATTTTATCTCTCAATATTCTAAG ATTGACCGGCTGCCATGTGACACTGATACAA AAAACAGCCTACTTCACAGTTCGGGAACTCTCAACGTCTACGTCCACCAGATCCGAAGCTGTGACTGCACCCTTCCTCCAGGTTTGTAA